In Populus trichocarpa isolate Nisqually-1 chromosome 12, P.trichocarpa_v4.1, whole genome shotgun sequence, a genomic segment contains:
- the LOC7490080 gene encoding G patch domain-containing protein TGH isoform X1: MDIDEDDFVFYGTPIEREEELNSRKKKAVAEASGHLRTLPSWKQEVRDEEGRRRFHGAFTGGFSAGYYNTAGSKEGWTPQSFTSSRKNRAEFKQQSMLNFLDEDEKEELEGRSLGTASQFDTFGFTAAEIARKQAEKEQQQRPSAVPGPAPDEIVLPATESIGVKLLLKMGWRHGHSIKDSHANSLYKARREARKAFLAFSSDDAKSQPEDSEPGEEDHKSILDHQPIDDGFPSSQSTPVYILNPKEDTHGLGYDPYKHAPEFREKKRTRVSGKRGSGNKQALSIKDSLFGLKSGRAAPGFGIGALEDYDAEDEDVYATAYDIEDTYIQEDEEPLRSNTENKPKLVWKEQGVLPGFKVASNSDYQLERFDPPVIPKDFLPHHKFPGPLEFDKKPATLSPPPPEVPPPEDDNSKVLIEGVATLVARCGKLFEDLSREKNQSNPLFSFLTGGNGHDYYSRKLWEEQQKRNGQKKIALDGKLSSSVDKMTVESRGKILGEMPLERSSRDLSSSIASVNVNLPFNLSDTFTKPESSSEFPEVAKPFQDDPGKQERFEQFLKEKYQGGIRSTASAGASNMSEAARARERLDFEAAAEAIEKGKLNKENKLSQQLMAFPASGGMQFTLGGLQQGKDTPDEDLATKKIYPRREEFQWRPSSVLCKRFDLIDPSMGKPPPPPRMRSKMDSLIVTSDLKAMKMEEAFSADRNQPLALQFSPQEVSKDVVDRETEPEVQVENVERPVDLYKAIFSDDSDDEMEASNFNAKEDPEKKIEVAHSTLNRLMAGDFLESLGRELGLEVPPNPPYSTNIARSSHQKESAIANAGNDNIPSVEEKSFSIPIAHGVSQEERVANDEKTAKKGESRKDEQPRPSEDKSDKVYSGKIAQEDKKKAKLPRSVHRKRSSTSSEDERSRKRSRRHRDSTSDSYSDSSNDHRDRYRSKSKGRKKRSSREKKSSKKYSKQHKHGSRDSQ, translated from the exons ATGGATATAGATGAAGATGATTTCGTCTTCTACGGTACACCGATAGAGCGTGAGGAAGAGCTCAACAGTCGCAAGAAAAAAGCCGTCGCTGAAGCTTCCGGCCATCTCCGTACGCTTCCTTCTTGGAAGCAAGAG gttaGAGATGAAGAAGGAAGGAGAAGATTTCATGGAGCATTTACTGGTGGATTCTCAGCTGGTTATTACAATACAGCTGGTTCAAAAGAAG GATGGACTCCTCAGTCGTTCACGTCTTCTCGGAAAAATAGAGCTGAATTTAAACAGCAGAGCATGCTCAACTTCTTAGACGAAGATGAGAAAGAG GAATTGGAAGGTCGATCTTTGGGGACGGCGTCCCAGTTTGATACGTTTGGGTTTACAGCTGCTGAAATTGCTCGCAAACAAGCCGAGAAGGAACAGCAGCAGAG ACCTTCTGCTGTTCCTGGACCTGCTCCTGATGAAATAGTTCTTCCAGCCACAGAGTCTATTG GTGTAAAATTGCTTCTGAAGATGGGATGGAGACATGGTCACTCAATCAAGGATTCACACGCAAATTCACTTTACA AGGCTCGTAGAGAAGCAAGAAAAGCTTTCCTAGCATTTTCATCTGATGATGCAAAATCACAGCCTGAAGACTCTGAGCCTGGTGAGGAAGACCACAAAAGCATTTTAGACCACCAGCCTATTGATGATGGTTTCCCCTCTTCTCAAAGCACACCT GTGTATATACTAAACCCAAAGGAGGACACACATGGTTTAGGGTATGATCCCTACAAGCATGCTCCTGAGTTCAGAG aaaagaaaagaacacgTGTATCTGGAAAAAGAGGTTCTGGGAATAAACAAGCTTTATCTATCAAAGATAGTCTTTTTGGCTTGAAGT CAGGAAGGGCTGCGCCTGGTTTTGGCATTGGAGCACTTGAAGATTATGATGCCGAAGATGAAGATGTATATGCCACTG CTTATGACATTGAAGATACATATATCCAAGAAGATGAAGAGCCCTTGAGATCCAACACTGAAAATAAGCCAAAATTGGTTTGGAAAGAGCAGGGTGTTCTACCTGGCTTTAAAGTTGCATCGAATTCTGACTACCAGTTGGAGAG ATTTGATCCTCCAGTAATTCCAAAGGATTTTTTGCCGCACCATAAATTTCCCGGTCCTCTTGAATTTGACAAGAAGCCTGCCACTCTCTCCCCCCCTCCCCCGGAGGTTCCTCCTCCAGAGGATGATAACTCGAAAGTCTTAATTGAGGGGGTTGCAACTTTAGTTGCTCGATGTGGTAAATTATTTGAAGATCTTTCTAGAGAGAAGAATCAATCAAATCCTTTATTTAGTTTTCTTACTGGAGGAAATGGTCATGACTATTATTCAAGAAAGTTGTGGGAGGAGCAACAGAAACGTAATGGTCAAAAGAAGATCGCTTTGGATGGGAAATTATCTTCAAGTGTGGACAAGATGACTGTAGAGAGCCGTGGCAAAATTTTAGGGGAAATGCCTTTGGAAAGAAGCTCAAGAGATTTAAGTTCATCCATTGCATCTGTAAATGTCAATCTCCCGTTCAATCTTTCAGATACATTTACAAAGCCTGAATCTTCT AGTGAGTTCCCAGAAGTAGCAAAACCATTCCAAGATGATCCTGGAAAGCAAGAAAGATTTGAGCAGTTTCTCAAGGAAAAATACCAAGGAGGGATTCGCTCGACAGCTTCTGCTGGAGCTAGCAATATGTCGGAAGCAGCTCGTGCACGCGAGAGATTAGATTTTGAGGCTGCAGCTGAGGCAATAGAAAAAGGGAAACTCAACAAGGAAAACAAACTTAGTCAGCAGCTCATGGCGTTTCCTGCCAGTGGAGGGATGCAATTCACTCTTGGTGGACTACAG CAAGGTAAAGATACTCCGGATGAAGATTTAGCAACTAAGAAAATTTACCCCAGAAGGGAAGAATTTCAATGGCGTCCTTCATCTGTCCTGTGCAAGCGCTTTGATCTAATTGACCCTTCTATGGGGAAG CCGCCGCCACCTCCACGGATGAGAAGCAAGATGGATTCTCTAATAGTTACATCAGATTTAAAAGCAATGAAAATGGAGGAAGCTTTTAGTGCAGATAGAAATCAACCTTTGGCTCTTCAATTTTCACCTCAAGAAGTAAGCAAAGATGTAGTTGATAGGGAAACTGAACCCGAGGTTCAAGTTGAAAATGTGGAGAGGCCAGTTGACCTCTATAAG GCTATTTTCTCTGATGATTCTGATGATGAGATGGAAGCCTCAAATTTCAACGCAAAGGAGGATCCAGAAAAGAAGATTGAGGTGGCTCACTCAACATTAAATCGCTTGATGGCTGGTGACTTTCTAGAATCACTGGGGAGAGAACTGGGATTAGAGGTCCCTCCTAATCCACCTTACTCAACAAATATTGCCAGGTCTTCTCATCAAAAAGAATCTGCAATTGCCAATGCTGGTAATGATAATATCCCGTCAgttgaagaaaaatcattttccatTCCTATTGCCCACGGTGTTTCCCAAGAAGAAAGGGTGGCTAATGATGAAAAGACCGCTAAAAAGGGTGAGTCCCGAAAGGATGAACAGCCTAGGCCATCTGAAGACAAATCTGACAAAGTTTATTCAGGAAAGATAGCCCAAGAAGATAAGAAGAAAGCTAAATTGCCTCGTAGTGTCCATAGAAAAAGGAGCAGTACATCATCAGAAGATGAAAGGAGTAGGAAACGGTCTAGGCGACATCGGGACAGTACTAGTGACTCGTATAGTGATTCATCTAACGATCATCGAGACCGATACCGTTCTAAgtcaaaaggaagaaagaaaaggtcctctcgagaaaagaaaagcagcaaaaaatattctaaacaaCATAAGCATGGAAGCAGGGACTCCCAGTAG
- the LOC7490080 gene encoding G patch domain-containing protein TGH isoform X2 — MLNFLDEDEKEELEGRSLGTASQFDTFGFTAAEIARKQAEKEQQQRPSAVPGPAPDEIVLPATESIGVKLLLKMGWRHGHSIKDSHANSLYKARREARKAFLAFSSDDAKSQPEDSEPGEEDHKSILDHQPIDDGFPSSQSTPVYILNPKEDTHGLGYDPYKHAPEFREKKRTRVSGKRGSGNKQALSIKDSLFGLKSGRAAPGFGIGALEDYDAEDEDVYATAYDIEDTYIQEDEEPLRSNTENKPKLVWKEQGVLPGFKVASNSDYQLERFDPPVIPKDFLPHHKFPGPLEFDKKPATLSPPPPEVPPPEDDNSKVLIEGVATLVARCGKLFEDLSREKNQSNPLFSFLTGGNGHDYYSRKLWEEQQKRNGQKKIALDGKLSSSVDKMTVESRGKILGEMPLERSSRDLSSSIASVNVNLPFNLSDTFTKPESSSEFPEVAKPFQDDPGKQERFEQFLKEKYQGGIRSTASAGASNMSEAARARERLDFEAAAEAIEKGKLNKENKLSQQLMAFPASGGMQFTLGGLQQGKDTPDEDLATKKIYPRREEFQWRPSSVLCKRFDLIDPSMGKPPPPPRMRSKMDSLIVTSDLKAMKMEEAFSADRNQPLALQFSPQEVSKDVVDRETEPEVQVENVERPVDLYKAIFSDDSDDEMEASNFNAKEDPEKKIEVAHSTLNRLMAGDFLESLGRELGLEVPPNPPYSTNIARSSHQKESAIANAGNDNIPSVEEKSFSIPIAHGVSQEERVANDEKTAKKGESRKDEQPRPSEDKSDKVYSGKIAQEDKKKAKLPRSVHRKRSSTSSEDERSRKRSRRHRDSTSDSYSDSSNDHRDRYRSKSKGRKKRSSREKKSSKKYSKQHKHGSRDSQ; from the exons ATGCTCAACTTCTTAGACGAAGATGAGAAAGAG GAATTGGAAGGTCGATCTTTGGGGACGGCGTCCCAGTTTGATACGTTTGGGTTTACAGCTGCTGAAATTGCTCGCAAACAAGCCGAGAAGGAACAGCAGCAGAG ACCTTCTGCTGTTCCTGGACCTGCTCCTGATGAAATAGTTCTTCCAGCCACAGAGTCTATTG GTGTAAAATTGCTTCTGAAGATGGGATGGAGACATGGTCACTCAATCAAGGATTCACACGCAAATTCACTTTACA AGGCTCGTAGAGAAGCAAGAAAAGCTTTCCTAGCATTTTCATCTGATGATGCAAAATCACAGCCTGAAGACTCTGAGCCTGGTGAGGAAGACCACAAAAGCATTTTAGACCACCAGCCTATTGATGATGGTTTCCCCTCTTCTCAAAGCACACCT GTGTATATACTAAACCCAAAGGAGGACACACATGGTTTAGGGTATGATCCCTACAAGCATGCTCCTGAGTTCAGAG aaaagaaaagaacacgTGTATCTGGAAAAAGAGGTTCTGGGAATAAACAAGCTTTATCTATCAAAGATAGTCTTTTTGGCTTGAAGT CAGGAAGGGCTGCGCCTGGTTTTGGCATTGGAGCACTTGAAGATTATGATGCCGAAGATGAAGATGTATATGCCACTG CTTATGACATTGAAGATACATATATCCAAGAAGATGAAGAGCCCTTGAGATCCAACACTGAAAATAAGCCAAAATTGGTTTGGAAAGAGCAGGGTGTTCTACCTGGCTTTAAAGTTGCATCGAATTCTGACTACCAGTTGGAGAG ATTTGATCCTCCAGTAATTCCAAAGGATTTTTTGCCGCACCATAAATTTCCCGGTCCTCTTGAATTTGACAAGAAGCCTGCCACTCTCTCCCCCCCTCCCCCGGAGGTTCCTCCTCCAGAGGATGATAACTCGAAAGTCTTAATTGAGGGGGTTGCAACTTTAGTTGCTCGATGTGGTAAATTATTTGAAGATCTTTCTAGAGAGAAGAATCAATCAAATCCTTTATTTAGTTTTCTTACTGGAGGAAATGGTCATGACTATTATTCAAGAAAGTTGTGGGAGGAGCAACAGAAACGTAATGGTCAAAAGAAGATCGCTTTGGATGGGAAATTATCTTCAAGTGTGGACAAGATGACTGTAGAGAGCCGTGGCAAAATTTTAGGGGAAATGCCTTTGGAAAGAAGCTCAAGAGATTTAAGTTCATCCATTGCATCTGTAAATGTCAATCTCCCGTTCAATCTTTCAGATACATTTACAAAGCCTGAATCTTCT AGTGAGTTCCCAGAAGTAGCAAAACCATTCCAAGATGATCCTGGAAAGCAAGAAAGATTTGAGCAGTTTCTCAAGGAAAAATACCAAGGAGGGATTCGCTCGACAGCTTCTGCTGGAGCTAGCAATATGTCGGAAGCAGCTCGTGCACGCGAGAGATTAGATTTTGAGGCTGCAGCTGAGGCAATAGAAAAAGGGAAACTCAACAAGGAAAACAAACTTAGTCAGCAGCTCATGGCGTTTCCTGCCAGTGGAGGGATGCAATTCACTCTTGGTGGACTACAG CAAGGTAAAGATACTCCGGATGAAGATTTAGCAACTAAGAAAATTTACCCCAGAAGGGAAGAATTTCAATGGCGTCCTTCATCTGTCCTGTGCAAGCGCTTTGATCTAATTGACCCTTCTATGGGGAAG CCGCCGCCACCTCCACGGATGAGAAGCAAGATGGATTCTCTAATAGTTACATCAGATTTAAAAGCAATGAAAATGGAGGAAGCTTTTAGTGCAGATAGAAATCAACCTTTGGCTCTTCAATTTTCACCTCAAGAAGTAAGCAAAGATGTAGTTGATAGGGAAACTGAACCCGAGGTTCAAGTTGAAAATGTGGAGAGGCCAGTTGACCTCTATAAG GCTATTTTCTCTGATGATTCTGATGATGAGATGGAAGCCTCAAATTTCAACGCAAAGGAGGATCCAGAAAAGAAGATTGAGGTGGCTCACTCAACATTAAATCGCTTGATGGCTGGTGACTTTCTAGAATCACTGGGGAGAGAACTGGGATTAGAGGTCCCTCCTAATCCACCTTACTCAACAAATATTGCCAGGTCTTCTCATCAAAAAGAATCTGCAATTGCCAATGCTGGTAATGATAATATCCCGTCAgttgaagaaaaatcattttccatTCCTATTGCCCACGGTGTTTCCCAAGAAGAAAGGGTGGCTAATGATGAAAAGACCGCTAAAAAGGGTGAGTCCCGAAAGGATGAACAGCCTAGGCCATCTGAAGACAAATCTGACAAAGTTTATTCAGGAAAGATAGCCCAAGAAGATAAGAAGAAAGCTAAATTGCCTCGTAGTGTCCATAGAAAAAGGAGCAGTACATCATCAGAAGATGAAAGGAGTAGGAAACGGTCTAGGCGACATCGGGACAGTACTAGTGACTCGTATAGTGATTCATCTAACGATCATCGAGACCGATACCGTTCTAAgtcaaaaggaagaaagaaaaggtcctctcgagaaaagaaaagcagcaaaaaatattctaaacaaCATAAGCATGGAAGCAGGGACTCCCAGTAG
- the LOC7490080 gene encoding G patch domain-containing protein TGH isoform X3: MGWRHGHSIKDSHANSLYKARREARKAFLAFSSDDAKSQPEDSEPGEEDHKSILDHQPIDDGFPSSQSTPVYILNPKEDTHGLGYDPYKHAPEFREKKRTRVSGKRGSGNKQALSIKDSLFGLKSGRAAPGFGIGALEDYDAEDEDVYATAYDIEDTYIQEDEEPLRSNTENKPKLVWKEQGVLPGFKVASNSDYQLERFDPPVIPKDFLPHHKFPGPLEFDKKPATLSPPPPEVPPPEDDNSKVLIEGVATLVARCGKLFEDLSREKNQSNPLFSFLTGGNGHDYYSRKLWEEQQKRNGQKKIALDGKLSSSVDKMTVESRGKILGEMPLERSSRDLSSSIASVNVNLPFNLSDTFTKPESSSEFPEVAKPFQDDPGKQERFEQFLKEKYQGGIRSTASAGASNMSEAARARERLDFEAAAEAIEKGKLNKENKLSQQLMAFPASGGMQFTLGGLQQGKDTPDEDLATKKIYPRREEFQWRPSSVLCKRFDLIDPSMGKPPPPPRMRSKMDSLIVTSDLKAMKMEEAFSADRNQPLALQFSPQEVSKDVVDRETEPEVQVENVERPVDLYKAIFSDDSDDEMEASNFNAKEDPEKKIEVAHSTLNRLMAGDFLESLGRELGLEVPPNPPYSTNIARSSHQKESAIANAGNDNIPSVEEKSFSIPIAHGVSQEERVANDEKTAKKGESRKDEQPRPSEDKSDKVYSGKIAQEDKKKAKLPRSVHRKRSSTSSEDERSRKRSRRHRDSTSDSYSDSSNDHRDRYRSKSKGRKKRSSREKKSSKKYSKQHKHGSRDSQ; encoded by the exons ATGGGATGGAGACATGGTCACTCAATCAAGGATTCACACGCAAATTCACTTTACA AGGCTCGTAGAGAAGCAAGAAAAGCTTTCCTAGCATTTTCATCTGATGATGCAAAATCACAGCCTGAAGACTCTGAGCCTGGTGAGGAAGACCACAAAAGCATTTTAGACCACCAGCCTATTGATGATGGTTTCCCCTCTTCTCAAAGCACACCT GTGTATATACTAAACCCAAAGGAGGACACACATGGTTTAGGGTATGATCCCTACAAGCATGCTCCTGAGTTCAGAG aaaagaaaagaacacgTGTATCTGGAAAAAGAGGTTCTGGGAATAAACAAGCTTTATCTATCAAAGATAGTCTTTTTGGCTTGAAGT CAGGAAGGGCTGCGCCTGGTTTTGGCATTGGAGCACTTGAAGATTATGATGCCGAAGATGAAGATGTATATGCCACTG CTTATGACATTGAAGATACATATATCCAAGAAGATGAAGAGCCCTTGAGATCCAACACTGAAAATAAGCCAAAATTGGTTTGGAAAGAGCAGGGTGTTCTACCTGGCTTTAAAGTTGCATCGAATTCTGACTACCAGTTGGAGAG ATTTGATCCTCCAGTAATTCCAAAGGATTTTTTGCCGCACCATAAATTTCCCGGTCCTCTTGAATTTGACAAGAAGCCTGCCACTCTCTCCCCCCCTCCCCCGGAGGTTCCTCCTCCAGAGGATGATAACTCGAAAGTCTTAATTGAGGGGGTTGCAACTTTAGTTGCTCGATGTGGTAAATTATTTGAAGATCTTTCTAGAGAGAAGAATCAATCAAATCCTTTATTTAGTTTTCTTACTGGAGGAAATGGTCATGACTATTATTCAAGAAAGTTGTGGGAGGAGCAACAGAAACGTAATGGTCAAAAGAAGATCGCTTTGGATGGGAAATTATCTTCAAGTGTGGACAAGATGACTGTAGAGAGCCGTGGCAAAATTTTAGGGGAAATGCCTTTGGAAAGAAGCTCAAGAGATTTAAGTTCATCCATTGCATCTGTAAATGTCAATCTCCCGTTCAATCTTTCAGATACATTTACAAAGCCTGAATCTTCT AGTGAGTTCCCAGAAGTAGCAAAACCATTCCAAGATGATCCTGGAAAGCAAGAAAGATTTGAGCAGTTTCTCAAGGAAAAATACCAAGGAGGGATTCGCTCGACAGCTTCTGCTGGAGCTAGCAATATGTCGGAAGCAGCTCGTGCACGCGAGAGATTAGATTTTGAGGCTGCAGCTGAGGCAATAGAAAAAGGGAAACTCAACAAGGAAAACAAACTTAGTCAGCAGCTCATGGCGTTTCCTGCCAGTGGAGGGATGCAATTCACTCTTGGTGGACTACAG CAAGGTAAAGATACTCCGGATGAAGATTTAGCAACTAAGAAAATTTACCCCAGAAGGGAAGAATTTCAATGGCGTCCTTCATCTGTCCTGTGCAAGCGCTTTGATCTAATTGACCCTTCTATGGGGAAG CCGCCGCCACCTCCACGGATGAGAAGCAAGATGGATTCTCTAATAGTTACATCAGATTTAAAAGCAATGAAAATGGAGGAAGCTTTTAGTGCAGATAGAAATCAACCTTTGGCTCTTCAATTTTCACCTCAAGAAGTAAGCAAAGATGTAGTTGATAGGGAAACTGAACCCGAGGTTCAAGTTGAAAATGTGGAGAGGCCAGTTGACCTCTATAAG GCTATTTTCTCTGATGATTCTGATGATGAGATGGAAGCCTCAAATTTCAACGCAAAGGAGGATCCAGAAAAGAAGATTGAGGTGGCTCACTCAACATTAAATCGCTTGATGGCTGGTGACTTTCTAGAATCACTGGGGAGAGAACTGGGATTAGAGGTCCCTCCTAATCCACCTTACTCAACAAATATTGCCAGGTCTTCTCATCAAAAAGAATCTGCAATTGCCAATGCTGGTAATGATAATATCCCGTCAgttgaagaaaaatcattttccatTCCTATTGCCCACGGTGTTTCCCAAGAAGAAAGGGTGGCTAATGATGAAAAGACCGCTAAAAAGGGTGAGTCCCGAAAGGATGAACAGCCTAGGCCATCTGAAGACAAATCTGACAAAGTTTATTCAGGAAAGATAGCCCAAGAAGATAAGAAGAAAGCTAAATTGCCTCGTAGTGTCCATAGAAAAAGGAGCAGTACATCATCAGAAGATGAAAGGAGTAGGAAACGGTCTAGGCGACATCGGGACAGTACTAGTGACTCGTATAGTGATTCATCTAACGATCATCGAGACCGATACCGTTCTAAgtcaaaaggaagaaagaaaaggtcctctcgagaaaagaaaagcagcaaaaaatattctaaacaaCATAAGCATGGAAGCAGGGACTCCCAGTAG